One Cryptomeria japonica chromosome 9, Sugi_1.0, whole genome shotgun sequence genomic window carries:
- the LOC131067739 gene encoding phospholipase A1-Igamma2, chloroplastic, with translation MAISRLSIGGGDLATEQVKGDAKHTSHAQVGDIWTSIQGGDDWNGMLDPINPLLKEEILRYGDFAQQCYDSFDNTYSSKYYGNSKRSKSSLGRRLELLRSGRGYQVTRYIYANTAVLKSFFKPKSGYSGAWMGYIAVCTDPEEIKRLGRRDIVVAWRGTETPQEWMQNMKDILVPGTLSQSTQCPDIQTTFKPGVQIEKGFLSCYNSVYGDSVRSRHSARDIVVSEITRLLNEYKDEEDVSITFTGHSLGAALATLNAYDIKQIIMKENGGKSIPVTVLAFASPRVGNLAFSQHLQEIGVKVLRLVNSWDVVPKVPGVFLNENLGWLTRFVHWLPWTYVHVGIPVTLDSSSSPVLKKSYNPASFHNLEVYLHLLDGFQGNNKLPFKPSGRDPALVNKYSDLLIEKLQIPSNWWAKRNKEIVKRIDGLLVYSPTTPTPVPLTPRLLYMRPSDSNSLWPEYIKSKKCQSILSVEVKV, from the coding sequence ATGGCAATATCTCGATTAAGCATCGGCGGTGGGGATCTAGCAACAGAGCAAGTGAAAGGAGATGCAAAGCACACAAGCCATGCCCAGGTTGGAGATATCTGGACATCTATTCAGGGTGGTGATGATTGGAATGGCATGCTTGACCCCATTAACCCACTTCTGAAAGAAGAGATACTCAGGTATGGCGATTTTGCACAACAGTGCTATGATTCATTTGACAACACTTATTCTTCAAAATACTATGGAAATTCTAAGCGCAGCAAAAGTTCGTTGGGGCGTAGACTGGAATTGCTCAGAAGTGGGCGTGGTTATCAGGTAACCAGATATATTTATGCCAATACTGCTGTGTTAAAGTCGTTTTTCAAGCCGAAATCCGGGTATAGTGGTGCTTGGATGGGATATATTGCTGTTTGCACAGATCCAGAGGAGATTAAGAGATTGGGGAGACGGGATATAGTTGTTGCATGGAGGGGAACTGAAACACCTCAAGAATGGATGCAAAATATGAAGGATATATTAGTTCCTGGTACCTTATCTCAGAGCACACAGTGTCCCGACATACAAACAACTTTCAAACCAGGTGTTCAAATCGAAAAGGGATTTCTGAGCTGTTATAACTCTGTATACGGAGATTCTGTGAGATCCAGACATAGTGCAAGAGATATTGTGGTGAGCGAAATAACAAGGTTGTTGAATgagtacaaagatgaagaagatgtgAGCATAACATTCACGGGACATAGTTTGGGAGCTGCCTTGGCAACTCTAAATGCATATGATATCAAACAGATTATTATGAAAGAAAATGGTGGGAAATCAATACCTGTTACAGTTCTTGCCTTTGCTTCTCCTCGTGTAGGAAACCTAGCTTTTTCCCAACATTTGCAGGAGATCGGCGTAAAGGTGTTGCGCTTGGTAAATTCATGGGACGTCGTTCCCAAGGTTCCTGGAGTTTTTCTTAACGAGAACTTGGGATGGCTTACCAGATTCGTGCATTGGCTTCCATGGACATATGTTCATGTGGGAATCCCCGTTACTTTGGACAGTAGCAGCTCTCCAGTGCTGAAGAAATCGTATAATCCAGCCAGTTTCCACAATTTAGAGGTTTATCTCCACTTGCTTGATGGGTTTCAAGGAAATAACAAGCTGCCTTTCAAACCATCTGGAAGAGATCCAGCTTTGGTGAACAAGTACTCCGACTTGCTGATTGAAAAGCTTCAAATCCCTTCTAACTGGTGGGCAAAGAGGAATAAAGAGATTGTAAAACGGATAGACGGGTTATTGGTATACTCTCCTACGACTCCCACTCCTGTTCCGCTAACTCCTCGTCTGCTTTACATGCGCCCCAGTGATTCCAATTCACTCTGGCCAGAATATATTAAGTCTAAAAAATGTCAGTCAATTTTGAGTGTTGAAGTCAAAGTTTAG